ACCCGCCGCGGTGGCTGGCCATCAAGGCCTTTGAAGGCGACAGCCAGGTGTTGAAGTTAGTGCTTTCCGATAATGAGGTCGGCCCTGAAATTATCAGCAAGGTAAATGAAGTATCCCAGCACATAAGGGCCACTCTGGATGATGAGCCTGAAGGGGTTATTGCTGACTACCGCTATGGATACATTACCTCTCTGACCAAGCAGACCGTAACCAGCGAGCGTGAAATCCGGCGTACTATTTCAGACAAGACTGATAAAATCCTTCTTAATCGTCTTCTGGGTCCTCTCATCCTATTCTTTTTAATTTATATTATTTATCAATTGGTCTTCTGGGTCAGTGGCGCGCCGGTGGCCTGGTTTGAGGCCTTTTTCAAATGGCTGGGCCACGTAGGCCAGACCGCCTTGCCTCCCGGACTGCTTCAGTCCCTGGTCGTATCAGGTATCATTGACGGCGTGGGGGGTGTTCTGGGGTTTGTGCCTCTGATCTTTTTCATGTTCTTTGCTATTGCCATCCTGGAGGACAGCGGCTACATGGCCCGCATGGCTTTCATTTTAGATCGAGTTTTGCGCACCTTTGGCCTGCATGGCAATTCGGTTCTGGCCTTGATTATCAGCGGGGGTGTCTCCGGCGGCTGCGCCGTGCCAGGCATTATGGCCGCGCGGACCTTACGCGATCCAAAAGAGCGGCTGGCCACCATTTTGGTCGCCCCCTTAATGAACTGCGGGGCTAAATTACCGGTGTACGCCATGCTTATCGCAGCCTTCTTCGCCAGGTATGAAACTCAGATGATGTTCCTCCTCACCCTGATTGCGTGGAGCCTCGCTTTGCTTGCGGCCCGTATTCTCAGATGGACCATACTCAGAGGCAGCCACACGCCCTTTGTCATGGAACTGCCTCCCTACCGGCTCCCTACCCTTAACGGCCTCTTAATCCATACCTGGGAACGAACCTGGCAGTATATCAAAAAGGCAGGCACCATCATTCTCGGAATCTCGATCCTCATCTGGGCCATGATGACCTTCCCGGGCTTGCCAGACGAAAAAATTCAAGCGTTTGAAGCGCAGCAAGCTCAGGCGACTGAAGATTTCCTGATCAGCACTGAGGCTAAAATACTGACTGATGCTCAAGCTTTGTCCAACTTTTCCGCCTTTTATAACTCCTACCAGAAGAAGGATAAAAAACTTGGCCCACATGCCAGCCCCTCCTTTCAGCCACTGGCCCAAACCGTGTCCTTACTTGAAACAGGTAAGCCCCTGACTCAAAACCTTAAGAAATATCAAACTACGGCTCAAGCATTTCTGAACTGGTCTCAAAGCATAAAGAACCTTGAAGGAGCGATGGCAAGAGATGAACTTCAGCATTCAGTGGCCGGTCGTTTGGGTTCAGCCTTTGAAGTCCTGACCAGACCGCTGGGTTTTGACTGGCGAACCAATATCGCCCTTGTTGGCGGTCTAGCCGCCAAGGAGGTCGTACTTTCTACTCTAGGCACTGCCTACTCCCTGGGAGAAGTTGATGCAGAAGAAGCAGAATCACTATCTCAAAAATTGGCCAGGACCCCGGGCTGGAATCCCCTGGTTGGATTTACCTTGATTATCTTTGTAATGATCTATGCTCCATGTTTCGTTACGCTGGTTATCATCGGTCGTGAAACCAGAAGCTTGAGGTGGCCTGTTTTTGCCTTTGCTTACACAACCATAACGGCCTATGTGATCAGTCTGGCCGTAGCTCAGATCGGACGCGCCTTAGGACTTGGCGCCTAGCCTGTATCCAGGCTGCCTGTCTGGCGTAGGGCCTCATAAAGGACTACCCCCACCGCAGTAGACAGGTTCAGACTCCGCACCGGCCCCCATATAGGGATGGTGACTATCTGATCCGGATAAAGATTCAGAAGTTCCGGCGGGCAGGCCGCGGCTGAAGCCTAAGAATGTCCAGAAGGATGCTCTCCTTATATATCGTTGGGCGAAGATGATTTTACAATAATCAAAATTAAGATTTACTTGACTTGACAACACCCAATTATCATATCTGTAGTTTTAACAGAGTTGGAACACTCTCAATATATCAGTATTTTGGATGATCTTATGATATTGGTGGGATATCATACAGGAGCTCTTGGGCCACAAGGATGTCAAGACGACAATGATCTATACTCATGTCTTCAACCGGGGTCCATCAGGGGTGAGAAGCCCTGTGGATGGGCTTTAAAAATGAGTGTCTTATGCCGATCCGCATAACACGACATACGAAAACGCTAATGCGGAGATAAGCCATTAAAATTCTTTGGGTTAACGAGATAATGGAACGATTTACAAAGGCTTCTTATACGGACAGAAACAAACAACTCCGCATTTTATGCGGATACATCTAATTATTGTTAGGCGTAAGCAATCGGAGGGATTGAACTAATGGCAGAGCTAAAGAGGCACATTATAGATTTGGAAGCGTTGCCGAAGATGTTCCCTACTCACAAGCACGAACCCATGTTTTGGGAGAGCTTGGGCCGAGCAGTAGCGACATTTGGATTTCTCGAAGAAACACTGGGAAAAGCGATATTCGCGTTTACTGCTACACGGCCATATAGCGAAGAGGAAATTCAGAAGGCCTATGACAATTGGCTTCCCAAGCTACAAAACGCATTATCTGATCAGCTCTGGAACCTCTTTGAATCTTATGGAAAGGCGGTACGCGAGCATCCTAACGCTACTATAGAAAATCTCGATGAATTACTGGATGAGTTGAAAAAAGCGGCAAAAATACGAAACGTGATCTGTCATAGCTCTTGGCAATCACCTAATGCTGAAGGTGCTTCAGTTCCCTTCTTCGTGAATCGCCAACTGGAGCGCTTCGAGACTGCTATTGATATCCCGTTTTTGCTCCAACTTCAGGAGTCTGTGTCTGAACTCATATGCGCTGTCATTAATACCGTTACTCACATGG
The Deltaproteobacteria bacterium genome window above contains:
- the feoB gene encoding ferrous iron transport protein B codes for the protein MPDRIKIVLAGNPNAGKSSLFNQLTGARAHVANFPGITVAKKEAVIKLNHQRIHVVDLPGIYSLTAYSPEELVARNYILDERPDLVIVVIDAANLERNLYLAVQFMEIGVPLVLALNMIDVAENRGLRIDHQKLSRLLGIAVVPTVAKSNKGVDKLMERALETAQRQKTWKPHQISYGADLDEKIEEIAALFPQGNFQIEKYPPRWLAIKAFEGDSQVLKLVLSDNEVGPEIISKVNEVSQHIRATLDDEPEGVIADYRYGYITSLTKQTVTSEREIRRTISDKTDKILLNRLLGPLILFFLIYIIYQLVFWVSGAPVAWFEAFFKWLGHVGQTALPPGLLQSLVVSGIIDGVGGVLGFVPLIFFMFFAIAILEDSGYMARMAFILDRVLRTFGLHGNSVLALIISGGVSGGCAVPGIMAARTLRDPKERLATILVAPLMNCGAKLPVYAMLIAAFFARYETQMMFLLTLIAWSLALLAARILRWTILRGSHTPFVMELPPYRLPTLNGLLIHTWERTWQYIKKAGTIILGISILIWAMMTFPGLPDEKIQAFEAQQAQATEDFLISTEAKILTDAQALSNFSAFYNSYQKKDKKLGPHASPSFQPLAQTVSLLETGKPLTQNLKKYQTTAQAFLNWSQSIKNLEGAMARDELQHSVAGRLGSAFEVLTRPLGFDWRTNIALVGGLAAKEVVLSTLGTAYSLGEVDAEEAESLSQKLARTPGWNPLVGFTLIIFVMIYAPCFVTLVIIGRETRSLRWPVFAFAYTTITAYVISLAVAQIGRALGLGA